A region from the Citrobacter telavivensis genome encodes:
- a CDS encoding L-rhamnose mutarotase yields MRRFGCVVKVRPEKLAYYKELHANPWPEVNAMIKECNLRNFSIYYKNGLLFSYLEYTGDDYEADQQKMAAHLKTQEWWQETSPCQMPLEGEPEGTLWVEMEEIYHLD; encoded by the coding sequence ATTCGTCGATTTGGTTGCGTGGTGAAAGTCCGGCCAGAAAAACTGGCGTATTATAAGGAACTTCATGCGAATCCCTGGCCTGAAGTCAATGCCATGATAAAAGAATGTAATCTGCGCAACTTTTCCATTTATTACAAAAATGGTCTGCTGTTTAGTTATCTGGAATATACCGGTGATGATTATGAAGCCGACCAGCAGAAAATGGCCGCGCACCTGAAAACACAGGAGTGGTGGCAGGAAACGTCGCCCTGCCAGATGCCGCTTGAAGGAGAACCTGAAGGCACGCTATGGGTAGAAATGGAAGAAATATACCACCTCGATTAA
- a CDS encoding porin gives MKITSMTCIGLGLVNLFAIPYASSSQNLNIEERLSQLELRLQKAESRAALAEKQNAQLVSQLKQTEQESQQAKKSVESLEARTQRIEKITPDEDDYFELHGYARSGMMTNHNARHTQGGPFMTPAGQTGGAIGRLGNEPDTYVEVYLEKKKRLENGATTRFMTMIADQQKSYNDWTADSSTLNVSQAFAEIASLPSFTGPFKDTTLWAGKRVDRDNFEIPWLDSKFVALNGTGGGIYDIRWTDNIRSNFSFIGRSFGDVDVVNNDVQNYVLTANNYFGPVQLFISGMQAKDNEERETLSGYKVFNAANKGYTALLGYQGDSFYGLTKGETRSVLSWGQGLGAEVKNIGTDPALLSDAKTLRLASYGIVNLSPGWDFAPSLLAQQSADRYVKGDDYRWVTLNGRLMQNITQNFALGYEATWQYMDLDPNGYQQYQKVKGNFYKLTFAPTFRPDDISPFFTRPELRVFATWMNWDNDLDKYSPNDTFGQKGFTSGGEWTFGVQMETFF, from the coding sequence ATGAAAATCACCTCTATGACATGTATCGGCCTCGGCTTAGTGAATCTTTTTGCCATCCCTTATGCATCTTCTTCGCAAAATTTAAATATTGAAGAACGGTTGTCGCAACTGGAATTACGTCTGCAAAAAGCAGAAAGCAGGGCCGCGCTGGCCGAAAAACAAAATGCCCAACTGGTCAGTCAATTAAAACAGACAGAACAAGAATCACAGCAGGCGAAAAAATCGGTGGAAAGCCTGGAAGCCCGCACCCAGCGAATTGAAAAAATAACGCCCGATGAAGATGACTATTTTGAGCTGCACGGTTATGCGCGTTCCGGCATGATGACCAACCATAATGCCCGCCACACCCAGGGGGGGCCATTTATGACCCCGGCAGGACAAACTGGCGGGGCAATTGGCCGTCTGGGTAATGAACCAGATACGTATGTTGAAGTGTATCTGGAGAAGAAAAAACGACTGGAAAACGGCGCCACGACCCGATTTATGACGATGATTGCCGATCAGCAGAAAAGCTATAACGACTGGACGGCGGATTCCAGCACGCTGAACGTCAGCCAGGCCTTTGCTGAAATCGCGTCGCTTCCGAGTTTTACTGGTCCCTTCAAGGATACGACGCTATGGGCCGGTAAGCGTGTGGATCGTGACAACTTCGAAATTCCCTGGCTGGACTCTAAATTCGTCGCGCTCAACGGCACCGGGGGCGGTATCTATGACATCCGCTGGACCGATAACATTCGCAGTAACTTCTCCTTCATTGGCCGTAGTTTTGGCGATGTGGACGTCGTCAACAATGACGTCCAAAACTATGTCCTGACAGCCAACAACTATTTTGGCCCGGTGCAATTATTCATCAGCGGGATGCAGGCAAAGGACAATGAAGAGCGTGAAACCTTAAGCGGATATAAAGTCTTCAACGCGGCAAACAAAGGTTATACCGCACTGTTAGGGTATCAGGGCGACAGCTTTTATGGCCTGACAAAAGGTGAAACGCGTAGCGTACTCTCCTGGGGACAAGGTCTTGGCGCGGAAGTGAAGAATATAGGCACCGACCCGGCGTTACTGTCCGATGCGAAAACGTTACGTTTAGCCAGTTACGGCATCGTCAATCTTTCGCCAGGCTGGGATTTTGCCCCTTCACTGCTTGCTCAGCAGAGTGCCGATCGTTACGTGAAAGGCGATGATTATCGCTGGGTCACCCTGAACGGACGACTGATGCAGAACATTACGCAAAACTTCGCGTTAGGTTATGAGGCGACCTGGCAATATATGGATCTCGATCCTAATGGCTATCAGCAATATCAGAAGGTGAAGGGGAATTTTTACAAACTGACCTTTGCACCAACGTTCCGACCTGACGATATTTCGCCCTTCTTTACCCGCCCTGAATTACGCGTTTTTGCCACGTGGATGAACTGGGATAACGATCTGGATAAATACAGCCCTAATGACACCTTTGGTCAGAAAGGTTTCACCTCGGGTGGCGAGTGGACATTCGGCGTTCAGATGGAAACCTTCTTCTGA
- a CDS encoding helix-turn-helix domain-containing protein — MSSLPQRTQVIENWYRESEDFSTLVNYRVLRAGHILTGANFHIQRQSVVGHELIFCLKGKGVICLENKKYEVKEGSLVWLPVRFPHEHFPDSADPWEILWLRIDGSKMDNIMNFLNVLHQPVFEFESPAEITDIYHQLFSLMKSHTLVADAHCDLLCSKLIYTLLESRSHENESSPVITHRGLGRLIYQIHSHYNDEWDIDKFMLYCQVSKSQLFRLFQETFNQSPLRWLKNYRLSQARRLLVETDATIGSIASQVGYHDQLHFSREFHRAVGVSPSEFRRREKPL, encoded by the coding sequence ATGAGTTCACTGCCGCAGCGAACGCAGGTCATTGAAAACTGGTATCGGGAATCAGAAGATTTTTCTACGCTGGTCAATTATCGGGTATTGCGCGCCGGTCATATATTGACAGGGGCGAATTTCCATATCCAACGCCAGTCTGTCGTGGGGCATGAACTTATTTTCTGTCTCAAGGGGAAGGGCGTTATTTGTCTGGAGAATAAAAAATACGAAGTGAAAGAAGGAAGTCTGGTCTGGCTTCCAGTCAGGTTTCCGCATGAACACTTTCCGGACAGCGCCGATCCCTGGGAAATATTGTGGTTAAGAATTGACGGTTCTAAGATGGACAATATTATGAATTTTCTGAATGTTCTTCATCAACCGGTGTTTGAGTTTGAATCACCGGCTGAAATAACCGACATTTACCATCAACTATTTAGTTTGATGAAAAGCCATACTCTGGTTGCGGATGCCCATTGCGACCTGTTGTGTTCGAAATTAATTTATACGCTTCTTGAAAGTCGCAGTCATGAAAATGAAAGTTCACCGGTGATCACCCATCGCGGATTAGGTCGGCTGATTTATCAAATTCACAGTCACTATAACGATGAATGGGATATTGACAAATTTATGCTCTATTGCCAGGTGAGTAAATCACAGCTTTTTCGACTCTTTCAGGAGACGTTTAATCAAAGTCCACTGCGTTGGTTGAAAAACTACCGCTTGTCTCAGGCGCGTCGCCTGTTAGTTGAAACGGATGCCACCATAGGCAGCATCGCCAGCCAGGTGGGGTATCACGATCAACTGCATTTTTCCCGCGAGTTCCATCGGGCGGTCGGCGTTTCGCCAAGTGAATTCCGGCGACGGGAAAAACCACTGTAA
- a CDS encoding methyltransferase domain-containing protein, producing MDIPRIFTTSESEHRIHNPFTPEKYATLGRVLRMKSGARILDLGSGSGEMLCTWARDLGINGTGIDMSPLFTAQAKQRAEELGVSERVHFIHNDAAGYVTDEKCDVAACVGATWIAGGVAGCIELLAKSLKPGGMILIGEPYWRQVPATEEIAQACGVSSRTDFLTLPALVGSFDELGYDVVEMVLADQEGWDRYEAAKWLTMRRWLEANSEDDFADEVRTELTIAPKRHVTYAREYFGWGVFALMAR from the coding sequence ATGGATATCCCACGTATTTTTACGACTAGCGAAAGTGAACACCGTATTCATAACCCGTTCACGCCGGAAAAGTACGCCACACTGGGCCGCGTGTTACGCATGAAGTCGGGGGCGCGTATTCTCGATCTCGGCAGTGGCTCAGGTGAGATGCTTTGTACCTGGGCGCGCGATCTCGGTATTAACGGTACCGGTATCGACATGAGTCCGCTCTTCACCGCGCAGGCAAAACAGCGTGCTGAAGAGCTCGGCGTCAGCGAACGCGTCCATTTTATTCATAACGACGCGGCGGGTTACGTCACGGACGAAAAATGCGACGTGGCGGCCTGTGTTGGCGCGACCTGGATAGCCGGTGGCGTCGCCGGGTGTATCGAACTGCTGGCAAAAAGCCTCAAGCCTGGCGGAATGATACTGATCGGTGAACCATACTGGCGTCAGGTTCCCGCGACGGAAGAGATTGCCCAGGCTTGTGGCGTCTCGTCCAGGACTGATTTTCTCACCCTTCCTGCGCTCGTCGGCTCTTTCGACGAACTCGGCTATGACGTGGTGGAAATGGTACTGGCAGACCAGGAGGGCTGGGATCGGTACGAAGCGGCGAAATGGCTGACAATGCGTCGTTGGTTAGAGGCTAACTCTGAGGATGATTTTGCCGACGAGGTTCGTACGGAGTTGACGATAGCGCCCAAACGCCATGTCACGTACGCCCGGGAATACTTCGGTTGGGGCGTATTTGCGTTAATGGCGCGATGA
- a CDS encoding GNAT family N-acetyltransferase, whose translation MTTRNFTFHITDESDVSNIREVETRAFGYSKEADLVAALLQDESARPTLSLLARHEGKAVGHILFTRATFKGEMESPLMHILAPLAVIPEYQGRGVGGLLIRTGLEHLRLMGCQRVFVLGHATYYPRHGFKPCAGDNGYPAPYPIPEEHKACWMLQSLSAQPHARTGQIQCAQALMQPEHWHE comes from the coding sequence ATGACAACACGCAACTTCACCTTTCATATCACCGATGAGAGTGATGTAAGTAACATCCGGGAAGTCGAAACCCGTGCATTTGGCTACAGTAAAGAGGCCGATCTGGTGGCTGCTTTGCTGCAAGACGAAAGTGCACGTCCGACGTTATCGTTGCTGGCCAGACATGAAGGTAAAGCCGTCGGGCATATCTTGTTCACCCGGGCGACATTCAAAGGGGAAATGGAATCTCCCCTGATGCATATCCTCGCGCCTCTGGCGGTCATACCGGAATACCAGGGGAGAGGAGTGGGCGGATTATTAATACGTACCGGTTTAGAACACTTACGGTTGATGGGGTGTCAGCGCGTATTTGTTCTCGGTCATGCCACGTACTATCCGCGACATGGATTCAAACCTTGCGCAGGAGACAACGGCTATCCTGCGCCTTATCCCATCCCGGAAGAGCACAAGGCCTGCTGGATGCTGCAATCCCTCTCTGCTCAGCCACATGCTCGTACTGGCCAAATTCAGTGTGCGCAGGCCTTAATGCAACCGGAGCACTGGCATGAATAA
- a CDS encoding DUF2975 domain-containing protein: MSTDALAQLSQRMVTFTMMLLITIVLLNSIVLFFPILSFSNEFYGITLSLTDQRLSALNVSLQTLPWWQAAGAGVINLLVMAPLCYCLYQLRSLFQAYARRNYFSARSAQHMSRVGASLGVWTVMTLLADPATSYWLTMLNPAGEREILIGFELHHVVWFFIALCVIAVAKILEKASALYEENKLFL; the protein is encoded by the coding sequence ATGTCCACTGATGCACTGGCACAACTCAGCCAAAGAATGGTCACTTTCACCATGATGCTGTTGATTACCATCGTTTTGTTAAATTCGATCGTTCTGTTTTTTCCCATATTGTCATTTTCGAATGAGTTCTACGGGATAACGCTGTCTCTCACTGACCAGCGACTCTCTGCTCTCAATGTCAGCCTGCAGACGTTGCCATGGTGGCAGGCAGCGGGGGCCGGAGTCATCAACCTGTTGGTCATGGCGCCACTTTGTTACTGCCTGTATCAACTACGATCGCTATTTCAGGCCTATGCCCGGCGAAACTATTTTTCCGCCCGTTCGGCACAACATATGAGCAGAGTCGGCGCTTCTCTGGGGGTCTGGACTGTAATGACCCTGCTTGCGGATCCTGCGACCAGTTACTGGTTGACGATGCTTAACCCCGCAGGAGAGCGTGAAATACTCATCGGGTTTGAGCTCCATCATGTCGTCTGGTTTTTTATTGCGCTGTGTGTGATAGCAGTGGCTAAAATACTGGAAAAGGCGAGTGCTCTGTACGAAGAAAATAAACTTTTCCTCTGA
- a CDS encoding helix-turn-helix domain-containing protein: protein MAIIVKLDVLLAARKVKSKELADAIGITEQNLSLIKQGKIKGFRFSTLDALCKYLDCQPGDLFSYIPVKEGNDD, encoded by the coding sequence ATGGCAATCATTGTTAAACTGGATGTGTTACTGGCCGCAAGAAAAGTCAAATCAAAGGAGCTTGCGGATGCGATTGGAATTACGGAGCAGAATCTTTCGCTAATAAAACAAGGGAAAATTAAAGGCTTTCGATTTTCAACCCTTGATGCATTATGTAAATATCTTGATTGTCAGCCCGGCGATCTGTTCAGTTATATCCCCGTTAAGGAGGGTAACGACGATTAA
- the trpA gene encoding tryptophan synthase subunit alpha has product MERYNTLFTELNARGEGAFVPFVMIGDPGPKQSLRIIDALIAAGADALELGIPFSDPLADGPTIQNAALRAFAADVTPTLCFEMLATVRQRHPTIPMGLLVYANLVFNRGIDTFYAECARIGVDSVLVADVPFEESEPFRQAAMRHNVAPIFICPPNADDKLLQEIALHGRGYTYLLSRAGVTGTERQAAKPLQHLVATLDKYQAPPTLLGFGISTPDQVTDAIKAGATGAISGSAIVKIIEKYVDNEGAMLAELGAFVMSMKAATRQR; this is encoded by the coding sequence ATGGAACGCTATAACACGCTTTTTACTGAGCTAAACGCCCGTGGAGAAGGTGCTTTTGTTCCCTTCGTGATGATCGGCGATCCGGGCCCGAAGCAGTCGCTACGAATTATCGATGCCCTGATTGCGGCAGGGGCAGACGCGCTGGAGTTGGGGATCCCATTTTCGGATCCGTTGGCCGATGGTCCGACGATTCAGAATGCCGCGTTGCGGGCCTTTGCAGCAGACGTCACACCGACCCTGTGTTTTGAGATGTTGGCCACTGTTCGCCAGCGGCACCCGACCATTCCGATGGGGCTGTTGGTGTATGCCAATCTGGTCTTCAACCGGGGTATCGACACGTTTTATGCTGAATGTGCACGTATTGGGGTTGATTCGGTGCTGGTGGCGGATGTGCCGTTCGAAGAATCAGAGCCGTTCCGTCAGGCCGCGATGCGTCATAACGTGGCACCCATTTTTATCTGTCCCCCGAACGCCGACGATAAACTTCTCCAGGAGATTGCCCTCCATGGAAGGGGCTATACCTACCTGCTTTCCCGGGCAGGGGTTACGGGTACCGAACGGCAGGCGGCAAAGCCGCTGCAACATCTGGTTGCAACGCTGGATAAGTATCAGGCCCCGCCAACCCTCCTGGGGTTTGGCATTTCCACGCCCGATCAGGTGACGGACGCGATTAAAGCCGGTGCGACCGGGGCCATTTCAGGCTCTGCCATCGTCAAAATCATCGAGAAGTATGTCGATAACGAGGGGGCGATGCTGGCTGAGCTGGGGGCATTTGTGATGAGCATGAAAGCGGCAACGCGTCAGCGGTAA
- the trpB gene encoding tryptophan synthase subunit beta, translating to MSTILNPRFGEFGGMYVPQILMPALLQLEEAFVNAQNDPAFQAEFTDLLKNYAGRPTALTRCRNLTRGTRTTLYLKREDLLHGGAHKTNQVLGQALLAKRMGKTEIIAETGAGQHGVASALASALLGLKCRIYMGAKDIARQSPNVFRMRLMGAEVIPVHSGSATLKDASNEALRDWSGSYETAHFMLGTAAGPHPFPTIVREFQRMIGEETRVQILEKEGRLPDAVIACVGGGSNAIGMFADFIDEARVGLVGVEPAGHGIETGEHGAPLKHGRVGIYFGMKSPMMQTDEGQIIESCSISAGLDFPSVGPQHAYLNSIGRADYVSVTDDEALEAFKILSREEGIIPALESSHALAHALRMMRENPDKEQLLVVNLSGRGDKDIFTVHDILHARGEI from the coding sequence ATGAGCACAATACTCAACCCCCGCTTCGGCGAATTCGGCGGTATGTATGTCCCACAAATCCTCATGCCCGCCCTGCTTCAGCTTGAAGAAGCCTTTGTTAACGCGCAGAACGATCCGGCCTTTCAGGCCGAGTTTACCGATCTGTTGAAAAACTATGCAGGACGTCCCACCGCGCTGACCCGGTGCCGCAATCTCACCAGAGGAACCCGCACGACGTTGTATCTCAAACGGGAAGATCTGCTCCACGGCGGGGCGCACAAAACCAACCAGGTGTTGGGGCAGGCGTTGTTGGCAAAGCGCATGGGGAAAACCGAGATCATTGCTGAAACCGGGGCCGGGCAGCACGGCGTAGCGTCCGCCCTCGCCAGCGCGCTGCTAGGCCTGAAATGTCGCATTTATATGGGGGCGAAGGATATAGCGCGCCAGTCGCCGAACGTCTTTCGTATGCGCCTGATGGGGGCGGAGGTGATCCCCGTGCACAGCGGTTCTGCAACCCTGAAAGATGCATCTAACGAGGCGCTCCGCGACTGGTCCGGTAGCTATGAAACAGCGCATTTCATGTTGGGCACAGCGGCGGGGCCCCACCCATTCCCAACCATCGTTCGTGAGTTCCAGCGCATGATAGGGGAAGAAACCCGGGTACAGATTCTGGAAAAAGAAGGTCGTCTGCCGGATGCGGTGATCGCTTGTGTGGGTGGCGGTTCGAATGCAATCGGTATGTTTGCTGACTTTATTGATGAAGCTCGCGTCGGACTGGTCGGTGTGGAACCGGCTGGTCATGGCATTGAAACGGGTGAGCATGGGGCACCGTTAAAGCACGGTCGCGTGGGCATCTATTTCGGCATGAAATCGCCAATGATGCAGACCGATGAGGGGCAAATCATTGAGTCCTGTTCCATTTCTGCGGGGCTGGATTTCCCCTCCGTCGGACCACAACATGCGTACCTGAACAGCATTGGGCGTGCGGACTATGTCTCCGTTACCGATGATGAAGCGCTGGAGGCCTTTAAGATCCTGAGTCGGGAAGAGGGCATTATTCCGGCCCTTGAATCCTCTCACGCGCTGGCTCACGCCCTGAGAATGATGCGCGAAAATCCTGACAAAGAGCAACTGCTGGTGGTTAACCTCTCAGGTCGGGGAGACAAGGATATTTTTACCGTACACGATATTCTGCACGCACGAGGAGAAATTTGA
- a CDS encoding VOC family protein — MFSYVMLGTNDLPRAIAFYDPLMELLGHPKAGRGEEGASWGTFSENCTTGLCVGKPFDGHVASVGNGTMVALNARSFEHIQQLHALALSLGGTDEGAPGHRPHYGQGFHSAYVRDPDGNKLAFVYYANAF; from the coding sequence ATGTTTTCATACGTCATGCTGGGCACTAACGATCTGCCACGCGCGATCGCTTTCTATGATCCATTAATGGAATTGCTTGGACACCCGAAGGCAGGTCGGGGTGAAGAGGGCGCATCATGGGGAACGTTCAGTGAAAACTGCACCACCGGACTGTGCGTAGGTAAACCCTTTGATGGTCACGTTGCCAGCGTCGGTAATGGTACGATGGTCGCGCTGAATGCCCGCTCGTTTGAACATATTCAGCAGCTTCACGCGCTTGCTCTCAGCCTGGGGGGAACGGATGAAGGCGCGCCGGGCCACAGACCGCATTATGGACAAGGTTTTCATAGCGCCTATGTCAGAGACCCTGACGGCAATAAGCTGGCGTTTGTCTATTACGCTAACGCGTTTTGA
- a CDS encoding alpha/beta hydrolase: protein MKFTLISAMLLTAMAGVTSVNAADYKQNPFTLAYDGAITENVKGKVNIHPVKYSLHGIQIAANVYTPADYDPAKKYPAVVVAHPNGGVKEQVAGLYAQRLAEQGYITITADAAYQGASGGMPRSVDKPANRIEDIHGMADYISQYPGVDTARLGLLGICGGGGYSLVAAETDKRFKSIATISMFNSGLVRRNGFQNSQLDSIQQRLQQASDARAQEAAGGEVLYSGDANLTDEQIAKLPFALYRQGYEYYWKTHAHPNSTFKYTTSSLLDLMSFDVTDHINLINKPLLMIAGTKADTRYMTEDAFAKATGTKDKELFLIDGATHIETYWVPKYVDQAMQKLDVFFDKTI from the coding sequence ATGAAATTCACGCTTATTAGTGCAATGCTACTCACGGCAATGGCCGGGGTGACCTCAGTTAATGCGGCTGATTACAAACAAAACCCTTTCACACTGGCCTATGACGGTGCCATCACTGAGAACGTCAAAGGTAAGGTCAATATTCATCCGGTGAAGTACTCTCTGCATGGCATCCAGATTGCTGCGAATGTCTATACGCCAGCCGACTACGATCCCGCCAAAAAATACCCTGCGGTGGTGGTTGCGCATCCTAATGGCGGTGTAAAAGAACAGGTCGCCGGGTTGTATGCCCAGCGTCTCGCCGAACAGGGCTACATCACTATCACCGCCGATGCGGCTTATCAGGGTGCCAGCGGCGGAATGCCACGCAGCGTGGATAAACCCGCTAATCGCATCGAAGATATCCACGGCATGGCTGACTACATCAGCCAGTATCCTGGTGTCGATACCGCCCGCCTCGGTCTGCTGGGTATTTGCGGCGGTGGCGGGTATTCACTCGTTGCGGCCGAAACGGACAAACGGTTCAAATCGATTGCCACCATCAGCATGTTTAATTCAGGTCTTGTGCGCCGTAACGGTTTTCAGAATTCACAACTGGATAGTATCCAGCAGCGTCTTCAGCAGGCTTCTGACGCTCGTGCTCAGGAAGCCGCCGGAGGCGAAGTGCTTTACTCCGGCGATGCCAACCTGACGGATGAACAGATTGCTAAGTTACCTTTTGCCTTGTATCGCCAGGGCTACGAGTACTACTGGAAAACCCACGCCCACCCGAACTCCACGTTTAAATACACCACCAGCAGTCTTCTGGATTTGATGAGCTTTGACGTAACGGACCATATCAATCTCATCAATAAACCACTGCTGATGATTGCCGGTACAAAAGCGGATACGCGCTATATGACGGAAGATGCGTTCGCGAAAGCGACCGGTACGAAGGACAAAGAACTCTTCCTGATCGATGGTGCTACCCACATTGAGACGTATTGGGTGCCTAAATACGTTGACCAGGCGATGCAAAAGTTAGACGTCTTCTTCGATAAGACGATTTAA
- a CDS encoding aldo/keto reductase has translation MPARRKLLVAGASIAAASLISHVSAASQSSQVGSSRQTSHRPAAPGKRQLGTLEVSAIGLGVQNMSRKCDTSVPWRPEMMNVIRRAFDEGVTFFDAAEAYGPFEVEKILGEGVAPFRDKIVIATKFGWNIDQQTGKRLPGLNSRPEHIRQVVENMLKRLRTDRIDLLYQHRVDPQIPIEDVAGVVKDLMDQGKVLHWGLSEMGINTLKRAHAALPVTAVQSEYSMLWRGPEKQVLPVCEALGIGFVPWSPLGVQFLTGWIDENTRFAAGDFRATETRFSPDNLPHNLQLVELLKSWAIRKNAAPGQIALAWLLARKPWIVPIPGTTNKDHMLQNTAATGVLLTLAEMTELTRSLDAITIQGQRLPDAVQVYSDVEAPMKS, from the coding sequence ATGCCAGCGCGACGCAAGCTATTAGTCGCCGGGGCGAGTATTGCCGCCGCCTCGCTGATTTCCCACGTATCGGCAGCGAGCCAATCCTCTCAGGTCGGTTCATCCAGACAAACCAGCCACCGCCCTGCTGCTCCGGGCAAACGTCAACTCGGAACGCTGGAAGTCTCAGCCATCGGTCTGGGCGTGCAGAACATGAGTCGAAAATGCGATACGTCCGTTCCCTGGCGTCCCGAGATGATGAATGTTATCCGCCGGGCATTTGATGAAGGGGTGACATTTTTCGACGCGGCTGAAGCCTACGGCCCCTTTGAAGTCGAAAAAATTCTCGGCGAAGGCGTCGCCCCGTTCAGGGACAAAATCGTTATCGCCACCAAATTTGGCTGGAACATTGACCAACAGACGGGTAAGCGCCTGCCGGGCCTTAACAGCAGACCGGAGCACATCAGGCAGGTCGTCGAAAACATGCTTAAACGCCTGCGTACCGATCGTATCGACTTACTGTATCAGCACCGGGTTGATCCGCAGATCCCGATCGAAGATGTCGCCGGTGTGGTGAAAGATTTAATGGATCAAGGGAAAGTTCTGCACTGGGGTCTGTCTGAAATGGGCATCAACACGTTGAAGCGCGCCCACGCGGCATTACCCGTTACCGCCGTACAAAGTGAATACTCCATGCTCTGGCGCGGCCCTGAAAAGCAGGTACTCCCGGTGTGTGAAGCGCTGGGTATTGGGTTCGTGCCATGGAGTCCACTCGGCGTGCAGTTTTTAACGGGCTGGATTGATGAGAATACCCGGTTCGCTGCCGGTGATTTCCGCGCGACAGAAACGCGCTTCTCGCCTGACAATCTGCCACACAACTTACAGCTGGTTGAACTACTGAAATCCTGGGCAATACGAAAAAATGCCGCACCGGGACAGATTGCGCTGGCATGGCTGCTGGCGCGTAAACCCTGGATTGTTCCCATCCCCGGCACCACCAATAAAGACCATATGCTGCAAAACACAGCGGCTACCGGCGTGTTGCTGACTCTCGCCGAGATGACCGAGCTCACCCGCTCACTGGACGCCATCACTATCCAGGGGCAACGTCTGCCGGATGCCGTGCAGGTTTATTCCGATGTTGAAGCACCGATGAAAAGTTAA
- a CDS encoding response regulator, with protein MRLLLVEDEEKTSTYLNRALSESGFTVDVSADGAEGLHYALEFDYDAIILDVMLPGMDGYRVLEGVRAAKQTPVLMLSARGSVDERVKGLRLGADDYLPKPFSLIELVARIQALVRRRATDGADITQLQIHDLHLDLLARRVFRGGTRLELTAKEFSLLSLLARHQGEILSKMMIAEQIWDMNFDSDANVVEVAIKRLRAKVDAPFDVKLLHTVRGMGYVLEVRSE; from the coding sequence ATGCGCCTGTTGTTAGTCGAAGATGAAGAAAAAACGTCAACCTACCTCAACCGTGCGTTGAGCGAGTCCGGATTTACGGTAGATGTCTCTGCAGACGGCGCTGAAGGTCTTCATTACGCGCTGGAGTTCGACTACGACGCGATAATACTGGATGTGATGTTGCCGGGGATGGATGGCTACCGGGTACTTGAGGGTGTGCGAGCAGCCAAACAGACGCCGGTACTGATGCTTTCAGCACGGGGATCGGTCGACGAGCGCGTCAAAGGGCTGCGCCTTGGCGCGGATGATTATCTCCCCAAGCCCTTCTCGCTGATTGAGCTGGTGGCGCGTATTCAGGCACTGGTACGTCGCCGCGCTACGGATGGCGCAGACATCACCCAACTGCAAATTCACGATCTGCATCTCGACCTGCTGGCTCGCCGCGTATTTCGTGGTGGAACACGGCTGGAACTGACCGCGAAAGAGTTTTCCCTGCTGAGCCTTTTGGCCCGGCATCAGGGGGAGATTCTGTCAAAGATGATGATAGCTGAGCAGATATGGGACATGAACTTTGATAGCGATGCCAACGTGGTTGAAGTGGCCATTAAACGACTTCGGGCCAAAGTGGATGCGCCGTTCGACGTCAAACTGCTGCATACCGTTCGTGGCATGGGGTATGTCCTCGAAGTTCGGTCCGAATAA